The window aactctcagtgatggcGCAGTGTTCGTTCGTTCATCTTTGGGACTTGAAGCGGACCGAGTTTTGGACctagattactccgcgaggctcctgactacggtagccgtaatgctccgacaatcagtcaagcggtgcggcttcgtagcttaccaaaggtgtactaaaacatttcttGACAGAtgttttgagcgccgtgtaccacataaaatcggtcagtaaacacaaccagaattcatacataaggcgcaccagattataaggcacactgtcgatttttgagaaaatcaaaggattttaagtgcacctTATAGCGCGGAAAATACGGTAAATGTTCAAGTAGTACAACCCCCCGcccccaaacaaacaagcaagaaaacacccacaaatatttcCAAAGATATAGTGTTTTGctaggttttttaaaaaaaaaaaaaaaaaaaaaaaattcaaatattgtataacaagacaaaactgtACACGCGAATGCATTTTCCTCCCTCACTCTTAACTGAAGCCTTTCACtgaactaccaaataaaaaaaaactggcaCCCTCTTTTGGGCCAGACACAtggcagcacttctgctataattttgtttgcatcttacaaaataaaaatgcagaggTAAGTGCacacattagtttttgactgCTAGTCAAAGTTTCTTTTCAATAAACTTTCccactgaactaacacagccaatcccACAACTTGTTTGTACTCTCTGCTCATACTGCCTTCATATTAAAgtaattttttgctttttaaagaacttattttaaTATCGCActtaacaacaaacaaatcctccctaagtgtaaaaaaaaaaaaaaaaaaaaaaaaaaaaaaaaaaaagttcttcaCGGGCCAAATTGCATTATTCACGTCAATATACAGACCACAAGTAGGGGTGACATGGGCTGCAGCGGCCCCTGCACcacgagtttgagacccctgaccTAAAAATTTAAACTAACAACTGGGATAATAGTGAgcttcttttaaaaatgaaatacctGTAAAAATCTGTATCTGCTTGTGTTATACATATTCATGCACAaccatgtttattttctttacaaTTCACTGGGGTATTCACAGTGAATTTCTCACCATGCTGTCCTGGGGTGCCCGAGTGCCAGTGCACCCTGTGGTTCCTTCAGTTTCCACTCGAGACTGGCTTTCAAAGTCAATATCATACACCCCCATGTTACAATGCCCAACTGCAGTgacaaaacacatttacagcTGGCTACAAAACAGTTCTCATTTATTTAGCCAATTTCTAACCTACTTAATGGagatttggtgtgtgtgttcattttaaTAACTCACTTATTTGGATTTGATTAAGGCTAAAAATGATCAGTCTTGGAGGCAAGGCTGCTCTGACTGACAGCTATACAGACAGAAGCAGCAAAAGCAATAACCGTATGCAAACATCTTGATCCGACAAGTAATGCAGCCTGCTGTGAGGTATAGGGACTTGTAAGATGTTGCTTTAGTTATGGTGAGtgaaattagtttttattagtttgttaTTTAACACTAATAAGCAGGTATCAGCATCTGTATATTGCACCTGTAGAGTTGATAGGGCTTCCCAGTGTTAGCTGGAAACTAATATGGTTACTTCTcgctcaaaaacaaaaaaatatcgagaATAGCTATTAAATTAAGTGGATGGGCGAGTAATATCGCAGTGGTTATGCTAATCTTTTACATGTAGTCTAAGGGCACATATCAACCCACAgcacactgaaaacatgcgaGTTTCTTTGCACAGCACAACAGTCACTCCCTACCTGTCCAACTCTCGAGCTTACTCTCAGCTTACCCGAAACAAAGTTCAAGTTCACGCATCACCATTTTGACAATGTGAGATCCAGGAGATGTCTTTGATGTGTATAGAGGGTGCATTCCAAGCGTGACAGTTTGGCTGGGAGTGGTGTAACGCTGCACTACTTCAAACAAACCAACtaatttcaagtctttttttcaaATCAGTCAAGGCACCTTGCAATTGCATCTCATAATAGCTGtatgcttttttcatttttatttttattttttttaattcaattatcatccattctcttccgcttatccttttacAGGGTCGCAGTGGGCTGGAGCTTAttccagctgtcttagggcgagaggtcaccagtctgtcgcagagctaacacatagacacagacaaccatatgcgctcacattcacacctatgtgCAATTTTACagtatccaattaacctatccccaccaactgcatgtctttggactgtgggaggaagctggagtatcCAGAGAGAACctacgcaaacacggggagaacatgcaaattcctgctcaaactgtacgactGAAttgcaggggttagaagttcgtagCTCATGATATATgttctcacactatacggcccgatgctctgttGCGACCGGAGTGTTCACAGTGTGCGTTCATATACAACACGTGGTGTCCTTGTTTCCAGAACTGTaagaagaaaaaggaagtgGGGAGACGGTAATCTGAGAATGTACTGCTGGCACTGCTTCAACAGTGCGATTCCCTCATGAGGGGCAacgaggatttcaaacaggtttgattttcttgtGACCACACGATTgctgatcgggagctggtcgtgaggtgctaatcgcttctcgttatcTCATGTATGCTAAGGCGAAACTCGGGCCGATCCCCAAAAGGGTCGCATGAGTGAAATATCGTCTTAAAATttgccaaaaatcgcacagtgtatggcCAGCTTTACATTACATCCAGCAATTTTATGCTAGTTTCTTGTTTCTATTAGATAAACATTGCCAAATCactggaaatctgtgctttcaCCAAACAATCAAAGTGTGTATATCAAACTAGTGTTAGGTCAGGGTGGCATACAAAACTAGTCGTGATAACCAAAATCTTTCGGCTCCCTTCCAGTACCAAAGACAAATTTTTCTGGTCAGTGAAGCATCCAAGATAGGCAATGGGGACTTTCAGGAGTCATTAAGTACCACTGAACACAGCATAACATTGGGACATTGTGATTTGGTACAGATGCAGTGTATGACACTATTAATCATTTTATAGTTTAGATTTTATGTAACCTAAAATGATTTGAACTTCCTTTTTGGTATTTGGTGAAGAACACTTCAAttgtacaaacacaaacactgatgtTGAGTGACACTGCACTTTTGCCCACTTTCTTCAGTGAGGCAACTTTCAGGCAATTAAAAGTGTGATTGGGCAATATGTGAAATTTGTCAACAATTTCACATATTGCCCAATCCTATATTGTCAGTGAACAATATCAATTTCATTTTCTACTTAACAGAAGAGAACTATATGGCCAATGGTGTGGTAAATTCCTGTTACTTATTTCATCACTCTCAACATTATTGCTGCACTCTGCAACAATAGCCCTCTGTGATTTGACAACTAGGAAACAAAGCTTCAAAGTAAGCAATAAGCTGAAGTCTTAAAAACACAGGGATTTCCCCATTTTATAAAGACGTCAAACTGTCTCATTGTTCTGGAACAACTGTAAAATAATCTGTCACCATTCTCCTATGATAATGCATAATCATGTGCTTTCCGAGCTGTGCTCAGTTGCTGTAGTTTGATTAGCACATCCTTTGTTGAGTCTAAAGGTCACTTGGTTATCTGTCATATCAATGGATAGAAGTCAAGATGTTATATGAACGGATGCTTACAAGTACAGCATTTGTCTCATGTCATAGCAAAAAGGTTTCTGacatgtttaaaaacataaatttggTGTTTTCATTAGtacaaaacagagatttttttccttccctacgagtccaaaaaaacccaatacttaaaaatgaataaatgaatttaGTAATTTTCACCATACATTTAAATTTTGTTAGTACTTCCTAAACATTAGACTTTGAATCAAATAATAGGAATATAATTAGATAAGTAGAACATGGAACAAATTATTAAAGTACTGCATTTTTCTACTGCCAAAGTCTAAGTTTGTGTGTGCTTGCTTGAGTCTTATAATATATTATTAGAAGAGGGAGCCAAGAAGGGTATGGaaggggaaaacaaaacaaaacaaaaaactatcttatttttgttaacatgaacactgaggttaattacaCAAGTGACTATAATTTACTGACTTTAAGTGTTGAAGTGCTTTATCCCTATATTAACTACcaattaaataaacaataaatgatGAAATGTCAATTTTTTTCAGGTCATGACCTACCTCTACGGGGGTTGCTGATCGAACCAGAGCTGTTGGTTATTGCATGAGAgtgatttgttttgttagtcTGGCCATGGCGTCCTGTTGATATGGAGCTGGGTTCTGTTGCAGTGTCTTTCCCAGCGCTGGTCTTGTTGACTTTGTTCTGGATATCCAGGAACTTCAAGTCCTTGATATCCATAGCACTAAaagggacaaaaaaacaaaactaacattccTTACATTGCTGGGAAATATTTTTCAATCCAAAACCACTAAAGTGATATTAACGGATTTCTTGACTGATTCTAAAATTTTAAACAACTAATATATTTTGCCTAATTTTAAAGCTATTCATTCAACAAGCACTTACAGTCAATTCGTTTGTGATTCATAGAAAAATATGGAGTTTAGGATGACTATGTTTAAAATTTTCAATGAATACATGGATCTAGATGCCaaacttaataaatatacacATAGTGATAAGTAATACTGGTACAGTTATGCAAAAAATAAGTATATACCATTGTTGACTTAATGACATTTGGATAAACAAAGACTGGATTTTCTCCCATACTGGGCCTATTATTACATCTGCTTGACCTCAGAAGACACTATAAAACTCATTATCACAATACTGCTTGTTGAAACTGATGCTGTCAAACAATTTATGTCCACTGTtattgtggggggaaaaaaagaacacatttctGATTTGTCCAACCAGAAGTCATAACAGGCCTTCACCTCTGGGTTCACTAGCAAGAAGTAGCTTGTGCTGATGTTTTCTGTTGTGAGCATGGATTCCTTGAATTTGAAAAATTTTCAGTCAACTCAAACTTCAGTTCACTACAAAGAGTTAAATATTCATTCTTTACTTTTAATTGCTAATACATGGTCAAAGTTCAACATAACACAGGGATCTGTTGAACTAGCAAGGCAGCACACTTGTTTAGTTTTGTGTTCATTTCcaaatgctttttatttcagcaaaataaaaaaaatgacatgtcAGTAGCAAGCCCTGAGGATTTTATACACACTTTTTTGACAGTTGTACTCATGCACTAAAGGGGAAGCTCAAGGGGTGGGAGAAACTGCAGTAATCTATTTCTAGGggctttaaaacacacacacacacacacacacacacacacacacacacacacacacacaccaaggaGAATTACAAAACCTGGTCAAAGTTCTGAGCTCTCTGAAGTATTCTATTCATTACCTGAATGTGACCTCAGGAACAGGACACTTGACTCCATTGTGATAGGGATGTTTCAGGGAGATGGTTTGGCTGACGTGATCAACAGATGACACCTCACCCTGATAAACTCCCAACGTTGCTCCACAGTCTATGGACACAACACTACCCACCCAGTCTGTGGCCATTCTCTTTACAATGAtcctgttttaaaaacaaaaaaggaaaaagggctTTAGTGAGACATGTGTTAGATCCATGTTTAACAGGCTAATTGAATGTAACGAGTACATAAGGTTTGCAGACTAATTTCTTAAAAGTTGGCTAACTTGGGCCATTGTAGGCATTATACTGACCAGCAATTAGCCATCTGGCTTAGAACTTGTTTTTCGACCAGAGACCTTATAAGAAAGAGACTTTACACTAAGAGTCCTGAACGCGGAGTCCGAACTTTGCGTTAGTAAAAGCGGCAGTGGAAGCTAAATTGACAAGATAAAACTAGATTTTAATTAGCTTAACTAACCAGCACCTGTGTGGTTGTGTTTGGCGTATTACAAATCAGACGTTTCACAGGTAGGTATAAATATTAGCAACCTACCGTTTTAGCAGGAAAGCTTTCGTTTGTCATGTTACAATACAAacttatatatttaaaatgaccAAAACTGTTGCTGACATTCTTGTGAGgacaacatttaaagaaaatgagGGCAAATCTCAACATTTCGCCGTACAACAAAGAATCTATGATAGCTAGCTcggtagctaacattagctTGTTTTCTGccccctcttttttctttctttctttttttttaataaaagcagATTGCAGCTATTTTTAAATTGGTTTCTGTCGCCGATAAGCTAAGAGCCTAAATCTACTGAATCTACAGTTGGTAGATTTACCTTAGCGAAAAGCTGTGGTGAAATGTCAAAGCAAGACAGAGCCCAGGCTGTTTTTTGTGAGCGCTGTGTTCCGGGATAACATACACTACGTCACTTCCTTTATGTCCCACGTTGCTTTGtttgtgtctgtctccacgCATTTGACGATCAATACTCACACATAATCTCCGTATGTGCACCATTTTTCTACAAAACTAATTATATTATGATTATATATGtgttatttgtttctttatttatttattggcgGTCTTTTTTCCCAAGTCAAGATGAACAAGAACAACAGGATgattattaaaatacatttttatttgtgtatcAAGGGTTCATGCCCTTACATTTTGTACATAACCAACTGAAATATAAAAGTGTGTTACATATATTCCAAAATCAATCGATCGCAATGCTGTCTTGATAAGTCATATCATTGCAcagcaaaacatttttaaccCCTAATACAAATATAAATCCTATgatcttaaaaacaaacaaacaaacaaaaacaaacaaacaaacaaagacaacatGTCATTATGAAATACAAAAGTCTTGGTGTACACTCAAAATCACATTTTGGGATACAGATATAGCTTAAGTGTGTCTTACATCCACAGCATAATGGAAtgcaatataatataataattagcTTACATGTGTAAATGTTATCACAAGATAAAATCTATTCACTTCAGAGTCCCATATCAAAGAAAATGTTTGGTTGCAGCATCCTAAACTATCCACCCAGTAAGACATACTGTTTGTCCCAAagttcagttgttttgttttcatttctgaaTGGGAGAAATTTAGATTCCTGCTAACAATACAGCAGGTGCAACAAACTAACTCCTTAAACTTCACTGACAAGCAGCAGCCATTTGCAGAAGTATCTCTTAGCTAACCAAAAACAGAACAAGAGACACAGACCTAGACATCACTTGGAATCTCCAATAAGCAAACTCTGCTTATTTGCTTTAATGCCATTAGCTCTATAAGCTAAATTTGACATCCAGTGTCTTACATTCTAACTTTGATCCTTACAGCTTCAGCTTATATCACCTACTAAGTTACAAATTGTACGTTATAAGGAACTTCACTGCTCATTCTTAACTCGCATTGTGGCTCTCAGATGGTAGCGTTTGTGCTTCATTGTTAGACCATACTCTGGGGTCAGGTCTAGCTGGTCTCCAGGCAAAGCTTGAAAGTTTAGTTTTTGAATGAGAATAGCCAAGAAGAGGAAGAGTTCATTTCGTGCAATGACCTCGCCAATGCAGCGTCGCTTTCCCAAGCCAAAAGTCATCACCTTCTCTCCCTCTACCTTGTTGACCTCAGTGCCATCAGCATTCAGGAAACGTTCTGGCTTGAAGGAAAATGGATCTTCCCACAGCTCCCTGAAAGGTTCAGaaaataaaggaataaaaaataTTGCACTAACAGGCTTGAAAGCTTACAAATCTCTAGGCAGGGATGCATTTGGGGAAGGAAATGAAGACTACTATTGTCTTTCTTTACAACTATCCATAAAATGGCCTGGTGAAAGACATGTTACCGTATTTCTGTAGTATAGGGTAGCTTTGAATATGAGTCAGTTTACATCAGTTTACATTCATTTTGGCAAAGTAAAAATGTAGCAAAGGAAACCTACGGGTCATGATTGATCTGCCACTGATTGATGAAGACACAGGTGTCTTTGGGGATGAAGTAGCCATTCAGTGATGTGTCTTTTGTGGtgctaaaaaacaacaaagtgtcAATTCATTGCGTAATGACAggttttcacatttatttttatgactgTAAAAGCCTTGTTTTGTGTCCATCTTTTTGTTGTTCTGTGATACTTAGCAGGTCATTAACACCTATATCCTTGTACTTTCTTACTACAAAATGAATGAATCTCACCAGTGCGGGATTGTGAAGGGCAAGTATGAAGAATGGCGAAAGAGTTCCAGGATGTAGGCTTCAAGAAGGGGCAAGTTGTTCCGATCAGAGAAAACAGGCATACGATCGAGACCTACtttttcctctgaaaatgaaaagagatCACAAAATATTAGCGCATGAGAAGATGAAGATGGACACTGTGCCTACGGACTCTGTCAGTGATTACCGAATTACAGTTAACCATTCATCTTTGAGAGCAACAAGATGTGTTGCACTTTCTTATCATTTAGTTGTTCTTTTATTAAAAATCTATAATGCAAGAGAAATACAATACATCCAAAAGAAACTATACGCACTCATTTCTTCAAAAAGCCTGTTCTGGATCTCTGGGTAAGCCACAAAGTACATCAGTGACCATGACAGAGCAGTGGAGATGGTGTCAAAACCTAGGAGAGACACAAAAGTTCTGTCagaatacttttttttccccaagttATGTTGCTTTATGATTATATCCcttaacacaaagaaaaaaattctcCTACCAGCTCCAAAGAGATCATTGACGATTCCAACAATCTTCTCATCTGACATCTGGATATTTGCATTCTCATCCAGCTTTCTGTCCTCGCAGTGATCTATGAGGGAGTCTGTGATGTCACGGATGTTGTCCTAAAAGTAGATTAAAGGACCATCTAAATTAATGTCTGTAATTTCTGCAAAGTACAATGAGCTAAATAATATTGTATAGTGTGAGGCGTACCTTGTCAAAGGTGGCATAGTGCTCGGTGACAAGCTTTTGAACAAACTTGCTGAAGCGAGCATTGAGGCTCAcaaattttttcatttttgtgctgGGCAGGTACTGAAGAAGGGGGATGAAGTCTGCTGGGTTGCCACTGCCCACAACCTTGACAAAATCATCACTGAGGTTCACTAAGCTAACCAGCTCATCGTCATGGTGGTCATAGCGCCGGCCAAAGCACATGCCACAGATGACATTGGCAACAGAGACGACGACGTAGCGGAAGGGGTCAAAGCTGCCTTTGGTCTTCATGACAGTGTTGAGCTCTTTGATCAGATACTCAGCCTCTTTGCTGATATGTTCCTCCAGGGCACATGAGTACTCTGGGGTTGTGCCCTCTAAGTTGGAAAAAGAGCGCAGAGCACTGTAGGCCAGCTTTCTGCGGGCACGCCAAATGCCAGCTTGGTCTGTACTGAAAGACAGACTCTTGCCATCATTGATGTAGCGAAAGCTGTACAGGTCAGGTCTGCCTGCAAACTCATCCCCTTGTTTGATGAGAGCCTGTCGAACTGTTTCATTACCACTTAAAACAACCACAGGACGCATGCCAATCTGGATCTGGAAGACGTCACCGTAGCATTTGCTCATAGAAGTGAGACTCAGGTAGGGTCTTTTTCCCAGCTCTAACAAATTCCCAATGATAGGGAAGGGCTTTGGGCCAGG is drawn from Oreochromis aureus strain Israel breed Guangdong linkage group 1, ZZ_aureus, whole genome shotgun sequence and contains these coding sequences:
- the LOC116325517 gene encoding cytochrome P450 1A1, yielding MALMILPFIGALSVSHVLVAVTTACLVYLIIKNAQNKIPEGLQQLPGPKPFPIIGNLLELGKRPYLSLTSMSKCYGDVFQIQIGMRPVVVLSGNETVRQALIKQGDEFAGRPDLYSFRYINDGKSLSFSTDQAGIWRARRKLAYSALRSFSNLEGTTPEYSCALEEHISKEAEYLIKELNTVMKTKGSFDPFRYVVVSVANVICGMCFGRRYDHHDDELVSLVNLSDDFVKVVGSGNPADFIPLLQYLPSTKMKKFVSLNARFSKFVQKLVTEHYATFDKDNIRDITDSLIDHCEDRKLDENANIQMSDEKIVGIVNDLFGAGFDTISTALSWSLMYFVAYPEIQNRLFEEMKEKVGLDRMPVFSDRNNLPLLEAYILELFRHSSYLPFTIPHCTTKDTSLNGYFIPKDTCVFINQWQINHDPELWEDPFSFKPERFLNADGTEVNKVEGEKVMTFGLGKRRCIGEVIARNELFLFLAILIQKLNFQALPGDQLDLTPEYGLTMKHKRYHLRATMRVKNEQ